The Syntrophaceae bacterium genomic interval GACGGTGCTCCGGTCCGCCACGCAGGGCAAGGCCCAGTTCACCATGGAGTTTGCCGCCTACCGGCAGGTTCCGGTCTCCGTGGCGGAGAAGATCGCTGAAGAGGTGGCCCAGCGCAAGAGGAGCGCCGCCTGAGGTGAAACCGTTCGAATTCGACGGCCGCCGGCGCGACCCTGCAGATTCAGCCCCGGGCCGCGGGGAAAGTCAGGGAGGGAAGACGGCGACAATCATTCCGTGGAGGAGGAAGAAAGTCATGACGATCCGGGAAGAGCAGATTCGGGAAAAACTCCTGGACTCCCTGGCAGGGGAAGCCGGGGACCTGCTGGAGGCGGGACGTTTTGGAGCCGTTTTTGCCCATGCCGGAATCGGAAAAACCGCCCTGATGGTTCAACTGGCGATCCGCTCCATGCTGCGGGGTAAAAACGTCCTGCACGTGAGTCTGCACGATCCGGTGCAGAAAGTCGCCCTCTGGTACGAGGAGCTCTTCCAGGATTCGGCTCGGCGTCAGGGAGTCGGGGGGGCGCAGCGCCTCTGGGAATCCCTGGTCCCACACCGTTTCATCATGACGTTCCGCGTCGACGGGTTCAGCGTCCCGCGTCTGGCGGAACGCCTGGAGGATCTGGCCGCCCAGGGAATCTTCCGGCCGGAGATGGTCATCATCGACGGCTTTCCATTCGAGGAAACCAGTCGGGAGACCCTGGCAGACCTGAAGAAAATGGCCGGACAGGGGGGATATTCCGGGTGGTTCACCGTTCACACGCACCGTTACGAGACACCGGAAGCAGACGGAATCCCCCAACGGCTGAAACCGGTCTCCGGCCTTTTCGACGTGGTCCTGGAAATGACGCCCGAAAAGGAGAAGATCCGCATCCGTTCCCTGAAGGGCGCAGGATTGACCCCGGAAGGTGAATCCCTGCTGCTTGACCCTGCGACCATGCTGGTCCGGGCGGAGGCTGCCGGAGGCTGATGCCCGGCTCCCGTCCTGTGGAGCATCGATTCTGCACGGCCGTCCCGGAAGCCCGTTTCCGGTCGTTCTTTCCACACCGGGCCGTTGCGGGCCGCCGTTTTGCCTGAACTTCTTTCCGGATTTCCGGAATTCAGCCTTTTCCCCGATCAAAATAATCAGCGAGGATTTCCCCGTGGTCGAAGGCCAGTGCGGGCAGTGTATCGCGGGTGAAGATGCCGATCTCTCCCGCGTCGTCGCCGGCCTCCGGTTTACCGGACGACCGGCCGACGAAAACGGTCGTGATTGTATGCTGCCGTGGATCGCGGTCCGGCCTGGAGTAGGTGTGAAGCTGGCGCAGGAGGGTAACGTCCAGCCCTGTCTCCTCCCGGGCCTCTCGGACGGCCGCTTCCTCCAGGGACTCACCGTAATCCACAAATCCTCCGGGGAGAGCCCAGCCGGGGGGCGGGTTCTTCCGTCGGATCAGGACAATCCCTTCTTCCAGTTCAATGATGATATCCACCGTGGGGACCGGGTTGCGCCAGCTTTCCTCGACGTGACCACAGGCGGGGCAGGATTTCGCGATCTTTGCGGCCATGGAGGGCAGTTCTCCTTCCTGACGGCAGTGGACGAATCCTTCCCGGGTTCGCCGTGCAGGGGGTGCTTTCCGTTCGTCGGCCGGCGAAGCATCCCCTCGGGGGCCGTCGCAAGCCGCGCTTTTTCAAGCCTCATGCCAGAAGCGGCAGGAGGTCCGGAGCCGAGGGAACAATGATGTCGGCGCCGGCCCGGAGCAGCTCCTCGCGTCCGCCGGAACCCGTCAGAACGCCGATGGTCCGGGTTCCGGCCTCGCGGCCTGTCCGGATGTCCATGGGGTGGTCCCCAACCATGATCGCACGGGCGGGGACGATGGCCATCTTCATCAGCGGATCCAGAACATGTCCCGGATCGGGCTTGACGCGATCGACTTCGTCCCGGGGCAGGAAGACCTCGCAGTAATCGGCAATGTCCGGAAAAATCATGGTCACGGCGGCCCCGCAATTCCGTGTGATGATGGCCCGCCGTATCTTCCGTTTTTTCATTCCCTCGAGCAGTTCACGAATGCCTTCGAAAAGAGAACCATCCCGGGCTGCGCGGATTTCGATTCCGGAAATGAGATCCATCGCTACCCGGTGGAAGGATGCGGCGCGGTCCGGGGATTTGCCGGCCAGCCATTCCCGGCCCCTCTCAACGGTTTCGAGGACGAAAAGGTCGTCCAGAACCTCCGTGGGAACGCCGGATTCAGCCGCCAGTTTCCTTACGGCGCCCCGCATTGCCGGGAAATCGATGTTCAGAACGGCCAGAGTGCCATCGAAGTCGAAGACCGCCGCTTCGATTCCTTTAAGGATTTCCTTTTGTCCGGGATTGTTTCCCATGTCTTGGCTCTTTAAAGAGTGCGGAGCCTTCCGGCCGTTTCGTCGCGTCCCGTCCGTTGAAGGAACGCCTCGTCCGGGGCGTTCAATCGGTTGGGGGAATCCTTCCCGCCGAGCGCTGTCCCGTCAGGTAGTCCGCCCTCAGGCTGCGTTTAATGGGACGTCCCTTCCGCCAGTCCGGAAGATCGAAATCGAAGACGATCTTCAGCATCTTCATGATGATGTAAAAGGTGGCCCCCCAGAGGATTTCCTCGGTTCCATCGGGTTCACGATGGATCAGGCACGGAAAATCCTGGCAGACCTCCTCTTTTGAGCCCGAGACCTCCGTGTAGGTCACAACGTAGCGCCCGTAACTCTCCTCCGCAAAGAAGGAGGCCAGGGGGATTTCGACCACCCGGGCGACCTCCCGGTTGGGCCGGAACATCCAGGGTGCATCCACCATGCCCATCAGCGGAAAAATCGTCCGGCGGAACAGGATGAGCGAATAAGTGGGCAGAGGGCCGAGAAAGCGGATCCGCAGCGGATTCAGGCCGAGTTCCTCCCAGGTCTCCCGGAGGGCGTTTGCCAGGAACAGGCAGATCAGCCGATGCTCCAAGTGGCCGCGGAGACGGGACAGTTCCCGGGGGCGCCCCTGAATGACGGGCATGGCGCCGGAACAGAGAAGCGAGCGGAATGCAACGTCGATAGCCCCGTGGAGCATGCCCCCCGGACAGCTCAGGTCCCCGGGCTGAGCCACCGTGGCGGAGCGCTTGATCAGCTGCAGGAAGGGAGTGTTCCCCTCCATCCGGATCAGGAGCAGGACCCCCGCAGCCTGGGCACCCTCTTTCCGGCCGCCCCGGATCGTTTCGTAGCGCTCGGAATAGTCGATCGGCGTGACGCCCAAGGCCTCGGTAATGCGAGCCGTCAGGTCCAGGGAAGGATGGGGGGAAAATCGTGTTGCCGGGGTTTCCATGGGGGGCACCATAACACCTTGCCGGCGGGGGCGTCCACGAAAACAGGAAGCCCGGCCGAGGGCCGGGCTTCTTGTTCATCGGTATCGGAGAAGAGTCAATTAACCTTTGCCGTTCCCGTTTCCGTTTCCGTTTTTCCTCCAGATATTCATCTTTTCCGCTTCCTTGACCAGCCCATCCCGGAGGTCTGGGTGGGCGATATTGATCAGGGCCTCGGCTCGCTGCCAGGTTGATTTTCCGGCCAGGTCGGCAACGCCGTATTCGGTGACAATCATGTGGGCCTGGGTTCGCGGAACCGTTACGATCGATCCGGGAGGCAGGGTGGGTACGATCCGGGACTTGGTCTCCCCCGTTTTCTTGTCCTTGTAGGCGGCGTTGCAGCAGATGAAGGACATGCCGCCGTCAGACATATAGGCGCCGGTTGCGAAATCGAGCTGTCCACCTGTGCCGCTGATGTGCCTCGGACCCGATGATTCGGACGACACCTGTCCGAAGAGGTCGACTTCCACGCAGGCATTGATGGAAACCATGTTGTCGTGCTGGCACATGACATGAGGAGCATTGGTGTAGGAAACGGGATAGGACGCCAACGACGGATTCAGGTCTATCCAGTCGTAGAGGAACTGGCTGCCGGCGGCAAACGCGTAGGCGCTCTTCTTCTTGTCCACGCCCTTCTTCTTGTTGGTCAGTTTGCCGGCCTGGTACATGTGATAGTATGCATCCACCAGCATCTCCGTGTGGCAACCCAGGTCCTTGATGTCCGATTCGGCCAGTTTGGTCCCGATGTAGTTGGGCAGACCGCCGATTCCAAGCTGGATACAGGCGCCGTTGGGAATCATGGGAACGATGTGGCTGGCGATCTTCACATCGATCTCGGTGGGGGCCGCCGGCGGGATCGCCTCGACCTTGGATTCGTGCTCGACGATGTAGTCGACCTCGGAGACGTGCACGACCTCGTCGCGTCCGCCCATGGCCCAGGGGAGCAGCGGGTTCACTTCGACGATGATCTTCTTGGCGACATCCATCGCCGCACGAACCGCCGCGTTGCCCATATGCGTGTTGAAATATCCGTCCTTGTTCATTTTGGTTACGCGGATCATGGCAACGTCGACGGACTTGATGCTCTTCTTGTAGAAGAGGGGCTGATTGCGGAAAATCATGGGATGATAATAGCACCGGCCTTTATCGTGGAGTTTGCGCGAGTAGCCGGAGAAATGCCAATCCTGATAGGTAAAGACTTCTCCTTCGGGGTCTGCCTCGACGCAGGCCTGGGGGGTCAGGCTCAAAGTGTGTCGGATATTGATGTCTTTGAGCTCATCCTTGCGGGCGGCAAGGGCCTTGTCTAAGGCAATCGGCTTGGTATGGCCGAATCCATAGTCAATCCAGTCCCCGCTCTTCACCACTTTTACAGCTTCTTCCGGGCTAACCAACTTCTTCCGATACTCCTCTGCGTAAGACATGAACACCTTCCTCCTTATGAAAGTAGTTACACTCCTCCCCCCTTCAGGCCTCGCCGTCAATTTGCAGAAGACGGAGTCTTCCAGCAACTACGCTGGCAGTTCCATTTCTCCTGCTGCTATTTTGCATCAACTTGTTTGGGGGTACCGTCCCCTAGCATATCAAATTTGAAAAAGCAACCTTCGAATGGCGCAAGGAATAAATCTGCAAAAAAGAATAAAAAGACAGAAAAAGATTGTTACTGCGGCATTTTACAGACAACGAAGGCAGAAAGATGTGACAACCTGCGGGGACAACAAAGCGCGGGCCGGCGAGCAGGTGAGAGGAGAATGGACGATGATGCAGTCCCCGGTCTCTATCCGATCTTTCTTTACGCCAGGACAGCGGCATGAAAAATGGGTGGAAGGGAGGAGTGGAATGAGACGCAAGCGATTTGTGCCTGAACTGATCATCGGGTATCTGTGGGAAACGTAGAAGACGATACGACAATGGGAAACATCGGTTTGTCGCGAGCATCAAGGATGGCAATTCTGATCTGAGCGCAAAAGGGCACGGAAAAAGAAAAGGACCTGGAGGTTTCTCCAAGTCCTTCTATTCATGGTAGCGGTGCCTGGATTCGAACCAGGGACACTACGGATATGAGCCGTATGCTCTGACCAACTGAGCTACACCGCCGTTTGCCTTTGCAAAGCAGGCGACCGCATTATAACAGAAATACGATCTTGTCAACCTCCTATTGCTTCTATCTCTGGCCTTCCGTGGGCTCTGCCTTGGGGATCTGGGTGGCCACCGGCGTCA includes:
- a CDS encoding AAA family ATPase, which translates into the protein MTIREEQIREKLLDSLAGEAGDLLEAGRFGAVFAHAGIGKTALMVQLAIRSMLRGKNVLHVSLHDPVQKVALWYEELFQDSARRQGVGGAQRLWESLVPHRFIMTFRVDGFSVPRLAERLEDLAAQGIFRPEMVIIDGFPFEETSRETLADLKKMAGQGGYSGWFTVHTHRYETPEADGIPQRLKPVSGLFDVVLEMTPEKEKIRIRSLKGAGLTPEGESLLLDPATMLVRAEAAGG
- a CDS encoding NUDIX hydrolase, with the translated sequence MAAKIAKSCPACGHVEESWRNPVPTVDIIIELEEGIVLIRRKNPPPGWALPGGFVDYGESLEEAAVREAREETGLDVTLLRQLHTYSRPDRDPRQHTITTVFVGRSSGKPEAGDDAGEIGIFTRDTLPALAFDHGEILADYFDRGKG
- a CDS encoding HAD family hydrolase; protein product: MGNNPGQKEILKGIEAAVFDFDGTLAVLNIDFPAMRGAVRKLAAESGVPTEVLDDLFVLETVERGREWLAGKSPDRAASFHRVAMDLISGIEIRAARDGSLFEGIRELLEGMKKRKIRRAIITRNCGAAVTMIFPDIADYCEVFLPRDEVDRVKPDPGHVLDPLMKMAIVPARAIMVGDHPMDIRTGREAGTRTIGVLTGSGGREELLRAGADIIVPSAPDLLPLLA
- a CDS encoding CoA pyrophosphatase, yielding METPATRFSPHPSLDLTARITEALGVTPIDYSERYETIRGGRKEGAQAAGVLLLIRMEGNTPFLQLIKRSATVAQPGDLSCPGGMLHGAIDVAFRSLLCSGAMPVIQGRPRELSRLRGHLEHRLICLFLANALRETWEELGLNPLRIRFLGPLPTYSLILFRRTIFPLMGMVDAPWMFRPNREVARVVEIPLASFFAEESYGRYVVTYTEVSGSKEEVCQDFPCLIHREPDGTEEILWGATFYIIMKMLKIVFDFDLPDWRKGRPIKRSLRADYLTGQRSAGRIPPTD
- a CDS encoding butyryl-CoA:acetate CoA-transferase, producing MSYAEEYRKKLVSPEEAVKVVKSGDWIDYGFGHTKPIALDKALAARKDELKDINIRHTLSLTPQACVEADPEGEVFTYQDWHFSGYSRKLHDKGRCYYHPMIFRNQPLFYKKSIKSVDVAMIRVTKMNKDGYFNTHMGNAAVRAAMDVAKKIIVEVNPLLPWAMGGRDEVVHVSEVDYIVEHESKVEAIPPAAPTEIDVKIASHIVPMIPNGACIQLGIGGLPNYIGTKLAESDIKDLGCHTEMLVDAYYHMYQAGKLTNKKKGVDKKKSAYAFAAGSQFLYDWIDLNPSLASYPVSYTNAPHVMCQHDNMVSINACVEVDLFGQVSSESSGPRHISGTGGQLDFATGAYMSDGGMSFICCNAAYKDKKTGETKSRIVPTLPPGSIVTVPRTQAHMIVTEYGVADLAGKSTWQRAEALINIAHPDLRDGLVKEAEKMNIWRKNGNGNGNGKG